A single Saccopteryx bilineata isolate mSacBil1 chromosome 9, mSacBil1_pri_phased_curated, whole genome shotgun sequence DNA region contains:
- the LOC136313425 gene encoding F-box only protein 50-like: MEEVQDRHELRTGGMEAKEPACPQEPSLPPPPPSPPSPPSPAVPESPALSSQEQPSEAHARQLLLEEWGTPSRGSLELPPGLTWKLLFLRRPLYRNLLRSPNPEGINIYEPAPPTGPTQQPLETLGNFHGWYIRTEKLQHNRSWTVKHQCVDLLAEGLWEELLDDEQPDITVMDWYEDSRLDVCVYELHVWLLAADRHTVIAQHHVAPRTSARGPPGRWIQVSHVFRQYGPGVRFVHFLHKTKNRTEPGGLRRTRVTDSSVSVQFRE, from the exons ATGGAGGAGGTGCAGGACCGACACGAGCTCCGCACTGGCGggatggaggccaaggagcccgcGTGCCCCCAGGAGCCGTCCCTGCCGCCTCCACCTCCATCGCCGCCTTCGCCGCCGTCGCCCGCGGTCCCCGAGAGCCCCGCGCTGTCCTCGCAGGAGCAGCCGTCCGAGGCCCACGCGCGGCAGCTGCTGCTGGAGGAGTGGGGCACGCCGAGCAGGGGGAGCCTGGAGCTGCCGCCGGGACTGACCTGGAAGCTGCTCTTCCTGCGGCGGCCGCTCTACCGCAACCTGCTGCGCTCGCCCAACCCCGAGG GCATCAACATTTATGAGCCAGCACCCCCTACAGGTCCCACGCAGCAGCCCCTGGAGACTCTGG GCAACTTCCATGGCTGGTACATTAGAACTGAGAAGCTGCAGCACAACCGCAG CTGGACGGTGAAGCATCAGTGTGTGGACCTGCTGGCTGAGGGCCTGTGGGAGGAGCTGCTTGATGATGAGCAGCCAGACATCACGGTCATGGACTG GTATGAGGACAGTAGGCTGGACGTGTGTGTCTATGAGCTGCATGtctggctgctggcagctgacCGCCACACCGTCATTGCGCAGCACCATGTGGCCCCCCGGACCTCTGCGAGGGGCCCTCCTGGCCGATGGATCCAG GTGTCCCATGTATTCCGGCAGTATGGTCCTGGTGTGCGCTTTGTGCATTTCCTGCACAAGACGAAGAACCGGACAGAACCTGGTGGGCTGCGGCGAACAAGAGTGACCGACTCCTCCGTGTCTGTGCAGTTCAGGGAGTGA
- the LOC136312884 gene encoding interferon lambda-2-like, with protein sequence MKLDLTVGCTLVPVLMTMVLTRTGAVPVPMPLPGARDCHMAQFKSLSPQDMKAFKRAKDALEESLSLKNWSCSSRPFPRTRDLRQLQVWERPVALEAELSLTLKVLGTMANLTPEDILDQPLHTLRHIHAKLQACVPAQSTAGSRPQGHLRHWLHRLHEAQKKESPDCLEASVTFNLFRLLTRDLKCVASGDLCV encoded by the exons ATGAAACTGG ACTTGACTGTGGGTTGCACACTGGTGCCGGTGCTGATGACCATGGTGCTGACCAGGACAGGAGCAGTTCCTGTCCCCATGCCCCTCCCGGGTGCAAGGGACTGCCACATGGCCCAGTTCAAGTCCCTGTCCCCACAAGACATGAAGGCTTTCAAGAGGGCCAAGGATGCCCTG GAAGAGTCGCTCTCACTGAAGAACTGGAGCTGCAGCTCCCGCCCATTCCCCAGGACCCGGGACCTGAGGCAGCTGCAG gtGTGGGAGCGCCCTGTGGCCTTGGAGGCTGAGCTGTCCCTGACACTGAAGGTCCTGGGGACCATGGCTAACTTAACCCCGGAGGACATCCTGGACCAGCCCCTTCACACTCTGCGCCACATCCACGCCAAGCTTCAGGCCTGT GTCCCAGCTCAGTCCACAGCAGGCTCCAGGCCGCAGGGCCACCTCCGCCACTGGCTGCACCGCCTCCACGAGGCCCAGAAAAAA GAATCCCCTGACTGCCTCGAAGCTTCTGTCACATTCAACCTGTTTCGCCTCCTCACCCGTGACCTGAAATGTGTCGCCAGTGGAGACCTGTGTGTCTGA
- the LOC136313436 gene encoding syncollin-like, with protein MFSLCSLLLALVAIPYIQGACPKPTDLKNPDGTLTCAKVYDKSDPYYENCCGGAELSIAPDTDLPFLPSSWSNVISSLVVAPRCEVTVWSRQGKAGKTRKFKTGAYPRLEEFRRGIFGHWSNAISAIYCRC; from the exons ATGTTCTCACTGTGCTCACTACTGCTGGCCCTTGTGGCCATTCCTTACATTCAAGGTGCCTGTCCAAAACCCACTGACCTCAAGAACCCTGATGGGACACTGACATGCGCCAAGGTCTACGACAAGAGCGACCCCTACTATGAAAACTGCTGTGGAGGTGCCGAGCTGTCCATAGCGCCAGACACCGACCTGCCCTTCCTGCCCTCTAGCTGGTCAAACGTCATCTCTTCACTCGTTGTGGCCCCCCGCTGTGAGGTGACTGTGTGGTCCCGCCAGGGCAAAGCCGGCAAGACTCGCAAGTTCAAGACCGGCGCCTACCCCCGCCTTGAAGAGTTCCGCCGGGGCATCTTCGGCCACTGGTCCAACGCCATCTCGGCCATCTACTGCAG GTGCTAA